From the Candidatus Krumholzibacteriota bacterium genome, one window contains:
- a CDS encoding glycogen-binding domain-containing protein: MRLLRNMCDKLPFLIIFILIGCGRFPGFGGRDILPSAGPEVVGSGIRFSVYSTEAKEIAIAGSFNNWSKSVDLLSLTDEKGLWEITIPLSPGRYEYKFVIDGEKWIPDPGNLKTVDDGFGEVNSVVIVPKKLEE; the protein is encoded by the coding sequence ATGAGATTATTAAGAAATATGTGTGATAAGTTGCCGTTCCTTATAATTTTTATTTTAATCGGATGCGGTAGATTTCCGGGATTTGGCGGTAGGGATATTTTGCCTTCTGCCGGGCCTGAGGTGGTTGGCAGCGGGATAAGATTCTCTGTTTATTCAACCGAAGCTAAGGAGATTGCTATTGCGGGCAGTTTTAACAACTGGTCAAAATCAGTTGATTTACTCTCGCTAACCGATGAAAAAGGTTTATGGGAAATTACTATACCTTTATCTCCCGGAAGGTATGAATACAAGTTTGTTATTGACGGAGAAAAATGGATTCCTGATCCGGGAAATCTGAAGACTGTCGATGATGGCTTTGGGGAAGTTAATTCTGTTGTAATTGTCCCGAAAAAATTAGAAGAGTAG
- a CDS encoding glycogen-binding domain-containing protein: protein MNRIALVISISGMLLLSCERYLGKSIESPVVDNNSVTFRLKNQAAEVVQVAGDWNNWSEGDADEGEVFVGLMTRNDSVSCWERTVELERGRYKYRFLINESVWLLDSNNPRIVNDGKGGKANLLIVP, encoded by the coding sequence ATGAACAGAATAGCATTGGTTATATCTATATCGGGTATGTTATTATTGTCATGCGAGAGGTATTTGGGAAAATCTATAGAATCCCCCGTGGTAGATAACAATAGTGTAACCTTTCGTTTGAAAAACCAAGCTGCTGAAGTAGTCCAGGTCGCCGGGGATTGGAATAACTGGTCGGAAGGGGATGCCGACGAGGGAGAGGTTTTCGTAGGATTGATGACAAGAAATGATTCAGTCTCATGCTGGGAAAGGACCGTTGAACTTGAAAGGGGCCGGTATAAATACAGGTTTTTGATCAATGAATCTGTTTGGTTATTGGACAGTAATAATCCGAGAATTGTGAATGATGGAAAAGGAGGGAAGGCAAATCTCCTTATAGTGCCGTAA
- a CDS encoding glycogen-binding domain-containing protein, with protein MNTDFGRMIIIFVGVLALAISPADGAVSLDGEQIIFSLSIPKGASVYLVGDFNNWNPTMDKMVWENDRYEIRLFLLPGKHKYMYVVNGETRADTDNPCEDKDGNSCFYFSEDNGKYRIRYFRKSGITNKKDLLETDLSSEVIAVYDKDDYSISVKGALEGSIEEDTRLRISSAILTDSRRTDSDAIGPVLLRSEALSDKGSWKMRAFYRMGELAFDDPLRLIGSVGPYNYPLGLFCRGIDAGVNIAEQFSGRVFYAGRTNGYSSYSTRERNDIVFNDQMQYAERDLSDSDIIAAILKGKVGGINLNYLFRHNKNYAKWYFSANESDCFLGGSELVNINGGWCSFNLRDSMLVELEYLHGSTRLSQLENFSESVGDCYMDDSRGESGWKMYAGIRRKFSNAELDLFYSYQRREGSSEDFAEIQGGAAQSLGFDADMTLGRFYLGVNGMAEFFSNLKANYFWFQSNNFWLDGDRVDSSSLLFLNSPGIYKARLDLSKAGYENKTYPNSRGTDISLLFMCESGDILNRVIEMKITHSIPLYPFLPFELADKNPILKNIDIFADLRGVSYNHRKWSGKNIFIDPFLALRKKFNESSWCMIGVGLNPYIFDKWYYNISYNGRERFLEDKGVFRELSPLNQNELIDGLGNAEEEMSSSWMISFETKLVF; from the coding sequence TTGAATACTGATTTCGGCCGAATGATAATAATCTTTGTTGGTGTTCTCGCTCTAGCTATATCTCCCGCCGATGGAGCCGTTTCTCTTGACGGTGAGCAGATAATATTCAGTTTATCAATTCCCAAAGGGGCTTCAGTTTATCTCGTGGGTGATTTCAACAACTGGAATCCCACGATGGATAAAATGGTTTGGGAAAATGACCGTTATGAAATCAGATTGTTTTTGTTGCCGGGTAAACACAAGTATATGTATGTAGTTAATGGAGAAACAAGGGCTGACACTGATAATCCGTGCGAGGATAAAGATGGGAATTCATGTTTTTACTTCAGTGAAGATAATGGAAAGTACAGAATTAGATATTTCAGAAAGTCCGGGATTACTAATAAAAAAGATTTGCTTGAAACTGATTTGTCATCCGAGGTTATCGCCGTTTATGATAAAGACGATTATTCAATCTCCGTAAAGGGAGCGTTGGAAGGAAGTATTGAGGAAGACACAAGATTGAGGATTTCATCGGCGATACTTACCGATAGCAGAAGAACAGACTCTGACGCCATTGGGCCGGTACTTTTACGTTCCGAAGCATTAAGTGATAAAGGTAGCTGGAAGATGAGGGCCTTTTACAGAATGGGCGAATTGGCTTTCGATGATCCCCTCAGACTTATCGGCTCGGTAGGTCCCTATAATTATCCTCTTGGATTGTTTTGCCGGGGCATAGACGCGGGTGTCAATATCGCGGAACAATTTTCGGGCAGAGTCTTTTACGCTGGAAGAACTAACGGCTACAGCAGTTATTCTACAAGAGAGAGAAACGATATAGTATTTAACGATCAAATGCAATATGCTGAAAGAGATTTGAGTGATTCCGACATTATTGCCGCGATTTTAAAGGGGAAAGTAGGGGGTATAAATTTAAATTATCTTTTCCGCCATAATAAGAATTACGCGAAATGGTATTTTTCAGCAAATGAGAGTGATTGCTTTCTGGGAGGCAGCGAACTGGTAAATATCAATGGAGGTTGGTGTTCATTTAACCTTCGCGACAGTATGTTGGTTGAACTGGAATACTTACATGGAAGTACCCGTCTGTCTCAGCTTGAAAATTTTTCTGAATCTGTCGGGGATTGTTATATGGATGATAGCCGGGGAGAATCAGGTTGGAAGATGTATGCTGGTATCAGGAGAAAATTCAGCAACGCTGAACTCGATTTATTCTATTCATACCAGAGGAGAGAAGGCAGTTCTGAAGATTTTGCGGAAATTCAAGGAGGGGCGGCGCAGTCACTGGGGTTTGACGCAGATATGACATTGGGAAGGTTTTATTTGGGTGTAAACGGTATGGCAGAATTTTTCTCAAATCTTAAGGCAAATTATTTCTGGTTTCAGAGTAACAACTTCTGGCTTGACGGTGATAGAGTTGACTCGAGCAGCCTCCTGTTTTTGAATTCACCCGGGATATACAAAGCGCGTCTGGACTTAAGCAAAGCGGGTTATGAAAATAAAACATATCCAAATTCAAGAGGAACTGATATATCTTTACTCTTTATGTGTGAGAGCGGTGATATCTTAAACAGAGTAATAGAGATGAAAATAACGCATTCGATTCCTCTGTATCCGTTTTTACCCTTTGAATTGGCTGATAAAAATCCAATTTTAAAGAATATAGACATATTTGCTGATTTAAGAGGTGTTTCCTATAATCACAGAAAATGGAGCGGTAAAAACATATTTATTGATCCCTTTCTGGCGCTGAGAAAGAAATTCAATGAATCTTCTTGGTGTATGATTGGTGTCGGGTTGAATCCGTATATTTTTGATAAATGGTATTATAATATTTCATATAACGGGCGGGAAAGATTTCTTGAAGATAAAGGAGTTTTCAGAGAACTTTCACCGTTGAATCAGAATGAATTAATAGACGGTCTGGGCAACGCCGAAGAGGAGATGTCATCCAGTTGGATGATTTCTTTTGAAACAAAACTTGTTTTCTGA